In Nitrospira sp., one genomic interval encodes:
- the mdh gene encoding malate dehydrogenase gives MGRPKITVVGAGNVGGTVAQRLAEKNTYDVVLVDIVPGIPQGKALDITQAGPVCGYSTRVVGTNGYEETAGSSIAVITSGMPRKPGMSRDELLATNAKIVQAVVKELIARSPEVILILVTNPLDAMVHVARRVSGLPKSKVLGMAGVLDTARLRSFVAEELNVPGTDVHAMVLGGHGDTMVPLVRHTTVSGKPITDRLSPERLAALIKRTQDGGAEIVSLLKTGSAFYAPSASAVDMVEAIMKDERRVLPCAMLCEGEYGLKDVIVGVPVRLSRVGGESIVEYELTAEERAALDASAGAVRELCAVVDRLLGA, from the coding sequence ATGGGGCGACCGAAAATTACCGTAGTGGGTGCAGGCAACGTCGGCGGGACCGTCGCGCAACGGCTGGCGGAAAAGAATACCTATGATGTCGTGTTGGTCGACATCGTGCCGGGAATCCCGCAAGGCAAAGCGCTGGATATTACGCAGGCCGGTCCGGTGTGCGGCTATAGCACGCGCGTGGTCGGGACGAACGGCTACGAGGAGACGGCGGGGTCCTCCATCGCGGTTATTACCTCGGGCATGCCCAGGAAGCCAGGAATGAGCCGAGACGAGTTGCTGGCGACCAACGCCAAGATTGTCCAGGCCGTGGTCAAGGAGTTGATCGCGCGCTCGCCGGAGGTGATCCTGATCCTCGTCACCAATCCGCTGGATGCGATGGTGCATGTCGCGCGGCGGGTGAGCGGCCTTCCGAAATCGAAGGTGCTCGGCATGGCGGGGGTGCTCGATACGGCTCGATTGCGCTCCTTCGTCGCCGAGGAATTGAACGTGCCGGGGACGGATGTGCATGCGATGGTGTTGGGCGGGCACGGGGATACGATGGTGCCGCTGGTTCGTCATACCACGGTGTCGGGCAAGCCGATCACCGACCGGCTGTCGCCCGAGCGCCTTGCCGCGCTCATCAAGCGGACGCAGGACGGGGGCGCCGAGATCGTCAGTCTGCTCAAGACCGGCAGCGCGTTTTACGCGCCTTCCGCGTCGGCGGTCGACATGGTGGAAGCGATCATGAAGGACGAGCGGCGAGTGCTGCCCTGCGCCATGCTTTGTGAAGGCGAATACGGCCTGAAGGATGTGATCGTCGGCGTGCCGGTGCGGCTCTCTCGCGTCGGCGGTGAATCGATCGTCGAGTACGAGCTGACGGCGGAGGAGCGGGCGGCGCTCGATGCATCCGCCGGGGCAGTACGGGAACTGTGTGCGGTTGTCGATCGGTTGCTGGGCGCGTGA
- a CDS encoding urate hydroxylase PuuD, translating into MAGVGAGEADWFGLVVRWIHFLAGITWIGLLYFFNLINAGFLKSLDGPTKNIVIPKLMPSALNWFRHGATVTVLAGIVLYGYLYAKGGTGAIALGIGGLLGIIMMGNVHGVIWPNQKKIIAAVAAAAQGTPAPPEMAQWGKTALIASRINFLLSIPMLFFMGAGSHLK; encoded by the coding sequence ATGGCCGGGGTCGGAGCCGGGGAGGCCGATTGGTTCGGCTTGGTGGTCCGGTGGATTCACTTCCTGGCCGGCATCACCTGGATCGGGCTCTTGTACTTCTTCAACCTCATTAACGCCGGTTTCCTCAAGAGCCTGGATGGGCCGACCAAGAACATCGTGATTCCGAAGCTGATGCCCTCTGCCCTGAATTGGTTCCGTCACGGCGCCACCGTGACCGTGCTGGCGGGAATCGTACTCTATGGCTATCTCTATGCCAAGGGCGGCACCGGCGCTATCGCTCTGGGGATTGGCGGGTTGCTCGGTATCATCATGATGGGCAACGTGCACGGGGTGATCTGGCCGAATCAGAAGAAGATCATTGCGGCCGTGGCGGCAGCGGCTCAAGGGACGCCTGCTCCGCCGGAAATGGCCCAGTGGGGGAAGACGGCCTTGATTGCCTCCCGCATCAACTTCTTGTTGTCTATTCCCATGCTGTTCTTCATGGGAGCGGGGAGCCACCTCAAGTAA
- the nuoF gene encoding NADH-quinone oxidoreductase subunit NuoF codes for MTLPQPRVLQKLDGAAWEIDPYIRSGGYEAWRKCLKELTPEDVVNEIKKAGLRGRGGAGFPTGTKWDKVLNHRVKERYFVCNAGEHEPGTFKDRELLKYIPHQLIEGCLIASRTVNAKASYIYVNHEYADEEANLRKAIAQARERGFLGKNILGTGIDLELEVFSGHGSYVAGEETAMLESMQGRPAMPRQKPPFYPTDFGLYGKPTLVNNVETLCNIPKILRNGAAWFTEVGTEKCPGTMLFSLSGAVNRPGVYEMPMGITIRELVETCGGGVPNGRKVKAVFPGGPAFSMVTADQLDLQMDFDSLKKAGTGLGSAGTIVIDDATCMVAATLKYSNFFKGESCGQCPPCRMGTLNLATLMDKIERGEGTEKDLESLLQLCGFVKGTGYCTLVTGAAVLVQSSLRLFRHEFEEHIRLHRCPMQPAKAGAGAGA; via the coding sequence GTGACCCTACCTCAACCAAGGGTATTGCAGAAACTCGACGGGGCGGCGTGGGAAATCGATCCCTACATCCGATCCGGTGGATATGAAGCCTGGCGGAAATGCCTCAAGGAACTCACTCCTGAGGATGTCGTCAATGAAATCAAAAAGGCCGGTCTCCGTGGCCGCGGAGGGGCCGGGTTTCCGACCGGTACGAAATGGGACAAGGTCCTGAATCATCGGGTCAAGGAGCGGTACTTCGTCTGCAATGCTGGAGAGCATGAACCGGGAACCTTCAAGGATCGGGAGTTGCTCAAGTACATCCCCCACCAACTGATCGAGGGCTGTCTGATTGCCTCCCGCACAGTCAATGCCAAGGCCTCTTATATCTATGTGAATCACGAATATGCCGACGAGGAAGCCAATCTGAGGAAGGCGATCGCCCAGGCCAGGGAACGGGGGTTTCTCGGCAAGAACATCTTGGGGACCGGTATCGATCTCGAACTGGAAGTCTTTTCCGGCCATGGCAGTTACGTGGCGGGCGAAGAGACGGCCATGTTGGAGTCGATGCAGGGGCGCCCGGCCATGCCGCGGCAGAAGCCGCCTTTTTATCCCACCGATTTCGGACTCTACGGCAAGCCGACCTTGGTAAACAACGTCGAAACTCTCTGCAACATTCCGAAGATCCTACGGAACGGCGCCGCGTGGTTTACCGAGGTCGGCACGGAAAAATGTCCGGGCACCATGCTCTTTTCCCTGAGCGGAGCGGTCAACAGGCCCGGTGTGTACGAAATGCCGATGGGTATCACGATTCGAGAATTGGTGGAAACCTGCGGCGGCGGGGTGCCCAATGGGCGCAAGGTCAAGGCCGTGTTCCCCGGCGGGCCGGCCTTCTCGATGGTGACCGCGGACCAGTTGGATCTCCAGATGGACTTCGACTCGCTCAAGAAGGCGGGCACCGGTTTGGGGTCGGCGGGTACGATCGTGATCGATGATGCTACCTGTATGGTGGCTGCTACCTTGAAGTATTCGAACTTCTTCAAGGGGGAAAGCTGCGGACAATGTCCCCCCTGCCGAATGGGCACGCTGAATCTGGCGACCCTCATGGACAAGATCGAGCGTGGAGAGGGGACCGAGAAGGATCTCGAATCCCTGCTGCAGCTTTGTGGCTTCGTCAAGGGAACGGGGTACTGTACACTCGTGACCGGAGCCGCCGTCCTTGTGCAGAGCAGCCTGCGGTTATTTCGTCACGAATTTGAAGAGCACATTCGTCTGCATCGTTGTCCGATGCAACCGGCCAAGGCGGGAGCCGGGGCCGGCGCTTAG
- a CDS encoding (2Fe-2S)-binding protein, which yields MPRVSFLHPRGKSGEVAPNLTLLEAAKVLGFDLNHDCGGNASCTTCRVEVQSGGDNLSEIDFDEQDLLDREALSEPWHRLGCQARVLGDVVVRVPETKWAQPTSVSASESEKK from the coding sequence ATGCCGCGTGTGAGTTTTTTGCATCCGCGAGGCAAGAGCGGAGAGGTGGCGCCGAATCTCACCTTGTTGGAGGCGGCTAAGGTCCTGGGGTTCGATCTCAATCACGATTGCGGCGGCAACGCCTCCTGTACCACATGCCGGGTGGAGGTGCAGTCCGGAGGGGATAACCTCTCCGAGATCGATTTCGACGAGCAGGATCTCCTGGACCGTGAGGCGCTGTCGGAGCCGTGGCATCGGCTTGGGTGTCAGGCGAGGGTGTTGGGAGACGTCGTCGTGCGGGTTCCAGAAACCAAATGGGCACAACCGACCTCGGTGTCGGCGAGCGAGTCAGAAAAGAAGTAG
- the erpA gene encoding iron-sulfur cluster insertion protein ErpA: MVTITPVAEQKIKELMTEEKDVVGLRIYVRGGGCHGYQYGMAFESKMADDDTVIEKGDVKVIMDSQSAPLLQGAEVDYVDSLQGSGFSIKNPQAKTTCGCGSSFSA; the protein is encoded by the coding sequence ATGGTGACGATTACGCCGGTGGCAGAGCAGAAAATAAAGGAACTGATGACCGAAGAGAAGGATGTGGTCGGGTTGCGGATTTATGTCCGTGGCGGCGGCTGTCATGGGTATCAGTACGGCATGGCCTTCGAATCCAAGATGGCCGACGACGATACCGTCATTGAAAAGGGTGATGTAAAGGTCATCATGGATTCGCAGAGCGCGCCGCTGTTGCAGGGCGCCGAAGTCGATTATGTCGACAGCCTGCAGGGGTCCGGGTTCTCGATCAAGAATCCGCAGGCGAAGACGACGTGTGGTTGCGGCAGCTCGTTCAGTGCGTAA
- a CDS encoding 6-carboxytetrahydropterin synthase has product MTRRYRFCAAHRLNTPHLSDEENWAVFGKCNNPNGHGHNYVVFVSVRGEIDPVTHHAVDVQALDAVVERTVVRRFDHQDLNLDREFATQTTTGENLVLLIWDLLVKELPVGQLVKVGLIETRDNYFEYSGSAVQARKAEEVRHG; this is encoded by the coding sequence ATCACCCGCCGCTACCGTTTCTGTGCGGCCCATCGTCTCAACACCCCTCACCTCTCAGATGAGGAGAACTGGGCGGTCTTCGGAAAATGCAACAATCCGAACGGTCATGGGCACAACTATGTCGTGTTCGTTTCGGTGCGGGGCGAGATCGATCCGGTAACGCATCACGCGGTAGATGTGCAGGCGCTGGATGCGGTGGTGGAGCGGACGGTGGTGCGGCGGTTCGATCACCAGGATCTGAACCTGGACCGCGAATTTGCCACGCAGACGACGACGGGAGAGAACTTAGTGTTGCTCATCTGGGACCTGCTGGTCAAGGAACTCCCGGTAGGGCAGTTGGTCAAGGTCGGGTTGATCGAAACGCGGGACAACTATTTCGAGTATTCCGGTTCCGCGGTACAGGCTCGGAAAGCAGAAGAGGTTCGGCATGGCTAA
- the folE gene encoding GTP cyclohydrolase I FolE: MSPKEAVPAEDPIESLVTRLLLQLGETPERNGLLKTPQRVAKAMRFMTQGYRQDIDHLLNGALFPIEYDEMVIVKDIDFFSMCEHHLLPFFGKCHVGYLPNKRVVGLSKIPRVVDAFSRRLQVQERLTVQIAETLKKKLNAHGVAVVMEARHLCMMMRGVEKQNTLAVSSSMLGVFRTQQQTREEFLKLIRGSSVRDGN; encoded by the coding sequence GTGAGTCCGAAGGAGGCGGTGCCCGCCGAGGATCCGATCGAATCGTTGGTGACGCGGCTGCTCTTGCAGTTGGGCGAAACGCCCGAACGCAACGGCCTGCTGAAGACGCCGCAACGCGTCGCGAAGGCGATGCGGTTCATGACGCAAGGCTATCGTCAGGACATCGATCATTTGCTCAACGGAGCCTTGTTCCCCATCGAGTATGACGAAATGGTGATCGTCAAGGACATCGACTTCTTCAGCATGTGCGAACACCATTTGCTGCCGTTCTTCGGCAAGTGTCACGTCGGGTATCTGCCGAACAAGAGAGTCGTGGGATTGAGCAAGATTCCCAGGGTCGTCGATGCCTTCAGCCGGCGTCTTCAGGTGCAGGAGCGGCTGACCGTCCAGATCGCCGAAACGCTCAAGAAGAAGCTCAATGCGCATGGCGTGGCGGTGGTGATGGAAGCCCGACATCTCTGCATGATGATGCGCGGAGTCGAGAAACAGAACACCCTTGCCGTGAGCAGCTCGATGCTGGGCGTATTCCGTACACAACAGCAGACCCGCGAGGAGTTTTTGAAACTCATTCGTGGCAGCAGCGTCAGAGACGGGAATTAA
- a CDS encoding alpha/beta fold hydrolase has translation MFYTSHGLQLAYDDQGTGLPVVFLHAFPLNRSMWRPQITALSARFRTISVDLRGHGESDAPLWAFTLEQYADDVAALLDHLSIDRAVLVGLSMGGYVSLMFTRKYVDRLKGLILADTRAQADSAEGRVGRFLLAQKAYREGTEAVAEAMLPKLLGTTSLQSRPDLQEYVREVIMKAPISGIVVDLMAMTARPDSVPHLPTIPCRTLVLVGDEDQTTPLADAQVMASGISKSRLATIPGAGHLSNLENPDVFNVELQEFLEGLP, from the coding sequence ATGTTTTACACCTCACATGGATTGCAACTGGCCTACGATGACCAAGGCACGGGGCTCCCCGTGGTGTTTCTGCATGCGTTTCCGCTCAACCGTTCGATGTGGCGACCACAGATCACGGCACTATCGGCACGGTTTCGGACCATCAGCGTCGACCTGCGTGGGCACGGCGAATCGGATGCGCCGCTTTGGGCCTTCACCCTGGAGCAGTACGCCGACGATGTCGCCGCGCTGCTCGACCATTTATCGATCGATCGGGCGGTGCTCGTCGGATTGTCGATGGGCGGCTACGTCAGCTTGATGTTTACCAGGAAATATGTCGATCGACTCAAGGGTTTGATCTTGGCCGATACGCGGGCGCAGGCAGACAGTGCGGAGGGTCGGGTCGGGCGGTTTCTTCTTGCGCAGAAGGCCTATCGAGAGGGGACGGAAGCGGTGGCGGAAGCGATGCTCCCCAAGTTACTCGGGACCACGTCCCTGCAGTCACGGCCCGATCTCCAGGAGTATGTCCGCGAGGTGATCATGAAGGCACCGATCAGCGGCATCGTGGTGGATCTCATGGCCATGACGGCCCGGCCCGATTCCGTGCCGCACCTGCCGACCATTCCCTGTCGCACCCTCGTGTTAGTGGGAGACGAAGACCAGACGACGCCGCTCGCGGATGCGCAGGTCATGGCCTCGGGCATCTCTAAGTCTCGGCTGGCCACCATCCCCGGTGCGGGACACTTGAGCAACTTGGAGAACCCCGATGTGTTTAACGTGGAGCTGCAAGAATTCTTGGAGGGATTACCGTAA